The nucleotide sequence TAGGGAATACCGCAGCCTGTCTGCAGGATATATGCTCCATAGGTGAATTGAATGTAAAGTAGCGCAAAACGCTGGCAATTGTGTGGTAAtgctgctgctattgctcTGCGAATTGAATCCACATTGGCTGTTCATAAAACCAATTTCATGAAGTATGGATGGGTCAAGATAGTGCTTGTTCATTCAGCTCATTCATTTACATATGTTGATTGCTTACTTTGACCTGATTGCTTGTTCAGAACTAGCTTACAAGTGAGGCATAATTTTTGAGATACTTATACTTTCCAAGCCGCGCGAAgttgtattttattaataaactGATTTAAAGATGGATGGATTAATTAAATACGAGACTTACatactatattatatatttaatgtatttatctACTTAGTGGTTTTGACAAagtacattttgtttattaattacttGTCTTAATTACTGTCTGTGAACCCATATACCCCCTGCTACCATCTACGCATCTAAACGCGCTGTCAGCGTGGAGCAGTGAAGCAACAGCATGGTGCTCCATCAGTTTTGCCTGCTCCACCGGAAAAGCACCACCGGCATTAGAATCTCAGCCATCTCGACATCTCATCCTTAGCCGCGTGCCGCCTCCTTTGTCGTTGTTAGTCAtccagtcagttagtcagtcaggTTGGTGGCAGCACTTTGaagttaatttaaatgttgtcAACATTTTCTGCGTTTTTAGCAGCGTATGCAAATGGCTCGAGTGTCTTGGCAATCAGTGGCAAGCTAACTTTCCTCCATTTAAGCTCAAGTAGGTGATTTAAAATGGGGTTTTTCCACTTGGTCGATTGCCCCGATTGAGTCGACAAGGGTAGCGAAATCAACTGGtccacgctgcgtatacgcaatgtgaCTTGATTTCATTGTTTAACCGAGCGAAACTATAAACAGCGTCGCATAGCTCGCATTTATTTGCGATTTGTTGAAATTTTACGGCATTCATCTGTTTGCTGCCTGATAAACCCGGCGGCATTCAAAATGCTTACCGATGCGGGTCGAAAGTAAACACTTTTTGCCAATTAAATTTCAGCAATTTGATTTACATAAcaatgaaaagtatttagaaTTTCATTTTAGAATGTTGGTGGCGGCAGTCCGTCGTTTTGTGGGtacttaatattttaatttcagtgGCGCAGAGATAAATATTGCCTTTGGCATATTTTTTGCGGGTTTTCCTGTGGTGTTTCCACTCGGTGTTGCTTGCAGCTTAATGTTTAATTGATGCCATTTACCAACTAATCCGGGCCACAATTAAGCACTTAAAGCAATTACACAACATTTtcgtatttatatattttcataataaaaAAGTATGGACAtaaggaaatttaatttgttgccaTTGAAATTAATGTTGTCGTATTCTTTTTTGTTCCTCAGCGATACGCCCATAAACGCTTTGAAATTCCTGGACGTGGTCAACATGAAGGACACGCAGCAGAAGTCCCAATTCTACAAGACCACCTTGATCGAGGCCATGCCGATGATACCACGTGTAAGTGCCTTAGTTCCTTGAGCAATTTTGTCCACCGGAAACGGATGCAGCCACGTTGGACGAACATTTTTGGCCCAACAAACTGGCAGCACATTAATCATTAATGGCGTCAAGTTGAGCGCTTTACGGCCAAACAATTTGTGAATTACGAGCCGTTTTATGTCGGTTGCAAAAATGTTGCGACTGTCCTTTGTTTTCTGTTGAGTTAGAAACGGAAGGAGTCTGTCAGTTTTTccattcttatttttttttgctgtccATTGCCATTGTCTGATGCCGTTTAATGATGCTTTAGCATTGGCAATTGAAATGACATAGACTGGTTAATGACTTTCACGCATTTCTCCTCCAATTTTTGGTTTATGTCTATAGAAACTCTGGTGGCAGAACATCTGGCCCATGCTCAAGTCCGAGATCAACAATAACGAGGTCCTTGCCGCAGTTCTGCAGCCGGTCATGCTATTTGTCCAGGAAGCCACGCTTACGGAATACGACACCCTTATGTCGGCCACCATGAAGTAAGTAGTCTTATTTATAGCCTATTGGTGAACGAGAACAATGGTATTGAATGCCCCACTGTCgggccacaaataaaaagccaGCTTTGAGTATTTATCGCACCGGAAGAGGCtctgcaaaataaatatactgGTCAGACGGGACtttatttataattcattTATTGCAAACAGGGAATTAAAGGCTGCAGTGAATAGACACAaacagaaattaatttaaatatacgCGTAGGTATTTATagttttgtgtttatttaaacaaattcaatGGCAAAGgttgtattaaaataaaacaagcatAAGTAATATGTTAGCATAATCTGCAGTTCAAagcgaaatgaataaaaatatgaaaataataatcagtCATTTAGAAAGTTACCAATTAAACTATACACTTTCttggatatatatattcaatattcaatattttctaTTCAATATTATGGATATTACTAAAGACAGTCCGGCTAAAAAAGTTTCTCAATCGTGTCATTTTTCATCTGGAATCCCTTCTGTTCTTGTCTAGCGATGAGAACTTTTGTGTTTGaacaattgaaaaactttcgcGACACTTCTTTTTTATGTTATTCAATTTTCATGACGTTTTATTGCGCCCACTGCGACAGGCGACAGTTCGTATTGTAATTTATAGAGCTTGACTGCGAAACTTTCCCAGGGTCCTCCTAgccaagggggcgtggcagggagGTTGGGCGCCCGAAGTGCTCACCTTTGGTGGTGAACCATGCATAAATTAGTAGAGCACACAAAAGCCCGCACCAAAGAGTTCACTACTTTGCCGAAAGTTGGCGACAAACTTTGTGGCCACTTGCAAGACGCTTATTGACACCCGGTCCATAcagaagaaagaaaaaaagtaaCCTTTCACACGCACTCTTATCCTTAGTAATTTTCACACTAATCAAATCTGTGATATATCCCAGAGTCATCTACAATACACCGAAATCCATTCAGGCCAGCGTTACAATACTTgagaatttgcatttgattatCGAGAAGACGAAACCGGAGGATGTCACCACAGATATAATGCCCATGTTGTTCTACTCCTTCGACGGATCCACGATACAAGTGCAGGTGAGTGCTGCTCCACTCGGCTATGCAAATCACTTCGGGactggaaaatggaaatgggtttGACGGAGCTGATTGTGTAATTACGGCAGCAATTTCTTAATTAACTGCGACTCAGAAGCTGACTCAGAGCACAAAAGTGCCCGAGCAAgtgaatttgcattttctttcCGCAAACGTTCGTCGCGGGGtgaaacgaaattaaaattcaataaatggggaaaaaaatgTTGGGCACACACAGAAAAGTCAGCACTTCTAGGGGAAAAATATTATGCTTTTCGTTTAGGTACTAAAAAAAAGCATAATTTAAATGCtttcatattttataattttaggGTATATTTCTGACTCTTaaattctataaaaaaaattatttaatttaacattCCGATCCTAGAGCGCCGCCGTGGTAGCCGTGGCCAATGTGTTTGATAGCATCGATGAGCTCTCCATTCGCCGCATGGTGCTGCCCAAGGTGAAGCAGGTGTTCGAGAAGAACATAACCGATCCGAAGATTGTGCAGAACGTGCTGATGTGCATCGAACGGGTCATGGACCGCATGGAGCGGGCACAGGTGGGTACTCTAGAATCCCATATATCATCTCATATATCTTCTTCTCATATCTCTGTGGCAGGTCATGGATGAGGTTCTGCCGCTGCTGGCGAACATTCGCATTCCCGATCCCGATATTATCATGCGTACTGTGCGTAAGTTGAACAACAATGCCACCAGAAGCTGCACACACTTTgggttttgttgttttgatttttttttattccagtATCGAAAACTAATTAAAGTGCATGAAACACAATTTTCTCCTTGGCCCACAGCGAACAATATAGATTTACACGAGTTTATCTGCATGCTAGCATGGATAAATACAAATTGCCCACAGAGGTTTACTTTGGATCGAATTTTCCACAAGCTGACAATTTGATTTAGTTGTATGGAAAAAGGGGGAGCCTAATTGTTAACAGATGCTTGGCTTTATTTCATAAACTACCGGATTTAATTACTTACTAATTTAGTGCGACAAATAATTTCATTGCAATGACTTTGTGTGTGACTTTGGGGGAAAACTGAGATTTTCCAATTAATTAAGATTGATTAAAAATGACCTAGAGCTGCTTCTTAAGTAATAAATTGAGCTTGAGCTTTAAATACTATTTTTGAATTAAAAGGCGATGTGAGTTAATAGCTTGGCAATGTtttcttaatatttataaaatcacttaaattttattgcagTATTAagtatttcaatttataaGATTTAAATCTAGGTACTTAGCTGCTTTTGggatatgtatattttatttttgagcTGCATAATCCTGGACTATAATCCTTAAGCTCTTATATACTATATAATTTGATGTACTATCACAATTGAAAGCCGTAGTAATGCCAGTAATATAATGCCGAGTAATAAGCTTTTGGTAATAAAATTTCTCAGGCATCTACCATAAACTGTTTGTGGACAAAACCTACGGACTGACCGTGGAGACGATGGCCACCAATGTGCTGCCCCTGCTCATTCCGCACACGGTGAATCCTTCACTTAATTTCGAGCAATATTGCTACCTGCTGGAGGTAAGTACACCAAGGGTAGTTATTTCACCTGAAGATGTGAACTAACCAACTAATGATGTTCTTGGGCCAACAGGTGCTGCAGCAAATGCTAGAGGCCATCGATCGGCAGCAGAGGAACAAGTTGAAGCTGGACAACCTGTCGATGGCCTCGCCGGAACGCCACCGCACCCTACGTCATCAGTTCTCCACGGACAACATGAATGCGCCACCCTTCAATATTCCCAACTTGCGTATTGATCAACGCAAGACGTCCAGTGCCGAGGACATGGCCCGCAAAAATTCTGGCGGTGAGTGAATCCTTCGAGTCCTAAATATAAACATGTATATTTAGTCCTGGTGAATTTGGGGAGGAAAGTGTCAGCTTTCTAATTAAAGAGTTCACTGagaattttaaaacaaaccaTCTAGAAAATGCAGACAAAAAGTTGAATAGTTCAAGctttcattttaatatttccttttCTGTGCTAAAACAGAATTACtttgaaataatatttctaGTTCATCTATAATAGATTAGTCACATTTACAATCGTACGCAAATAATTAATGCACAAACTAGTGAAAAGTAAACGGAATGAAGGTACTTTAGGAACTTTGGGTATCCTTAAATATGTATAGATTTGGCCAAGTTTGTAAGGACGGGACTCCTTGCCCATTTGGTTCGTCGGTTGAGTGGCCGCCTGTGGGCATGTGTAATTGGAAATTTCGACGTGATTTCAGTTTGATATTCATCGAACGTGACAGGAGTCGTTTGTCCTGCCCACTTACTAATCAGCTGCGACCATCGGGCCATTGTGCCGGCCATTTAATTGTATTATCCTGGCCATgataattttataatgatgAACATGAAAATCAAAAGCACCGCCCGGAGCCGGCTATTATCGGTCACGGAAACACTGGCtgcactgctgctgctgcctaaTGAACTTTCGCCATAATGATGATTTATTATGATGGCCATAATCGCCGGCAGACCTAATCGAGGCAGCTCAGCCATGTTTAGTTCACCTCGACCCACTGTTCCACTGAAAATTCGCTGCCACTGGGGTCAGAGCCATCTTAAAACCTGCCCAACGACCCACTTGCTAACTTTCACTTTGCCACCTGTCTCCTGCTGCTGCATATTGCCATTTAATAATTACGAACAAACAAGGTCCAGGCCGCATTCATGACTTCCGAAATGCAGTcgaaagtaatttaatttttgaaaacaccAGATAAAGGCTTGGGTAATCTTAAAGCCTGAGCAAAAATTATATCTTACTActtaaaatgataaaatatttttatgttctcatttaattttacacCGACTAACAAAATTTCgttaaaaatcatttatcgatttacttctatattgCACCTACATTCATATTGCTCATACGACATGTGCGCCCAAGTAACTTTTACCACACTGTTGACTTAATACAGAACCTTTACTGTTATGCTATAAAAAGTagatttataataatatatacaatatacactTCTCAAAGTACGTTATTATAAGTCCTTAACCAAAAACCACTAGTCTTAACGAAGGTTCTTTGTAATGTTCCACTTTAATATCAAAGTGAATGCAGAGTGATTGATGCAACCTTGACAATTGCCATGAATTCAAGTAAATCATTTTCGGCACAAATTGCcttggaatgggaatggaagtGGGTGGATGTTCCCCGCTCCCCGCTTCTCTGTGGGCCAAAGTCAGGTGCAGCGGCCGCAACCGCATAATGTGCGAATGTCCTTGGCAGTGACAGAATCCCAGGCGTCGGAATCCCTGGTTGGCTGGGACTCGAATTTTCGGTTTGTCGGTTTTTGGCTCTGACTGCGGTCCCGACGTCGACAAAAGCTACGTGCCTGTGTTTTAGGGCCTGACCGCGACCATTATTAGACTTAATTAGCTCCAAAACACAATGCCTGGTGTGCCAGCGTGATGGTATCTGATGAAAAACAGCATGTAAGCGAAAAAAAATGGCACAGGCACACAAGTGAAACACTTCTAAAAATGAAGTTTAGGTGGTCTTTAGTGATGTTcttatacaatatacaatatataaaaaacaaagaccagcattataaaatttatataaaatcagcaaaattacaaaatatttattcatttcattcgTTTTTTCTCCGTGCATCGTATCCTTTTTCCAGGCTCCGGCATGTTGGGCGGCTGGTGGTTCGGCTGCTCTCCATCGTCGCCTGACAGCAATTTCCTGCGCGTGGGCAACGTTTTCCCCAACCGGCGACTATCGGACAACACGCTGATGACCCCCAAGATCCGGATAGCTCCGTCGTGCGCCTCCTCGCCGGGCGGTACACCTGGCAGCGGGCTGCCTACGCGACGTCACTCGAGCATTGGGCCGCAGGAGCGGCGGGGATCCACCATCAATTTGTCACCGCCAACTGTAAGTTGTTTGTGTCTGGCTCGGCACAGGGTTTCAGTTTTGGTTTCGGTAacggtttcagtttcagtttcagtttcgatttttgattttatttttgcttttattttgttg is from Drosophila melanogaster chromosome 3L and encodes:
- the bma gene encoding black match, isoform D codes for the protein MPAGTMFAKFKSTNVAASTATQAVADGNPITQYFEIGKPVACAGPELVWRIHDAYRKSDNKECSVFIFEKKIAEKLHKPRRKETITELLKSSVKTLERFRHPRILQIYHTVEESADTLAFASEPIFASLSNVLAFHESKTYEATNVAPAAGGAAASQAQAAANTLPQRPAHAKEYNFLDMELKYGFLQLTEALAYLHYSGHVIHRNVCPSSILITKRGIWKLAGMEYVERMNENDLNSSIPCPPWSNRVSKMAQPNLDFMAPETQSTSKCSLLSDMFSLGMVICAVFNNGRPLIQAGNSTSNYAKQMETLDDLVHKLMPRLPIALQEATSRMASRDATARPTAQLLQLIKYFIDTPINALKFLDVVNMKDTQQKSQFYKTTLIEAMPMIPRKLWWQNIWPMLKSEINNNEVLAAVLQPVMLFVQEATLTEYDTLMSATMKVIYNTPKSIQASVTILENLHLIIEKTKPEDVTTDIMPMLFYSFDGSTIQVQSAAVVAVANVFDSIDELSIRRMVLPKVKQVFEKNITDPKIVQNVLMCIERVMDRMERAQVMDEVLPLLANIRIPDPDIIMRTVRIYHKLFVDKTYGLTVETMATNVLPLLIPHTVNPSLNFEQYCYLLEVLQQMLEAIDRQQRNKLKLDNLSMASPERHRTLRHQFSTDNMNAPPFNIPNLRIDQRKTSSAEDMARKNSGGSGMLGGWWFGCSPSSPDSNFLRVGNVFPNRRLSDNTLMTPKIRIAPSCASSPGGTPGSGLPTRRHSSIGPQERRGSTINLSPPTGGSMPNTSSSVPFLLSSSMQSIRSRRQSTVLSSGPLGSGSGLLQQLGSGMYQLFSGRN